One Chiloscyllium punctatum isolate Juve2018m chromosome 33, sChiPun1.3, whole genome shotgun sequence DNA segment encodes these proteins:
- the isl2a gene encoding insulin gene enhancer protein isl-2a, translating into MVDIICNTPFLGAMGDHCKKKHGVAMCVGCGSQIHDQFILRVSPDLEWHAACLKCAECSQYLDETCTCFVRDGKTYCKRDYIRLFGTKCAKCNLTFNKSDFVMKARSRVYHIDCFRCVACSRQLIPGDEFALRDDELFCRADHDVVERASAGGGPLSPVPSSRSLQMAAEPISARQPPLRPHVHKQQEKTTRVRTVLNEKQLHTLRTCYAANPRPDALMKEQLVEMTGLSPRVIRVWFQNKRCKDKKKINLMKQIQQQQHSDKTSLQGLTGTPMVAGSPIRHDVQGNAVEVQSYQAPWKALSEFALQSELDQPAFQQLVTFSESGSLPNSSGSDVTSLSSQLPDTPNSMVSSPVET; encoded by the exons ATGGTGGATATTATTTGCAACACACCTTTTCTTGGTGCTATGGGGGATCATTGCAAAA AGAAGCACGGAGTTGCCATGTGTGTAGGCTGTGGGAGCCAGATCCATGACCAGTTCATCCTGCGGGTCTCCCCCGACTTGGAATGGCATGCCGCCTGTCTGAAGTGCGCCGAGTGCAGTCAGTACCTGGACGAAACTTGCACTTGTTTTGTGAGGGACGGCAAGACTTACTGCAAAAGGGATTACATTAG GTTGTTCGGCACCAAGTGTGCCAAGTGCAATCTGACTTTCAACAAGAGCGATTTTGTGATGAAGGCCCGGAGCCGTGTCTATCACATCGACTGTTTCCGCTGCGTAGCCTGTAGCAGGCAGCTCATTCCCGGCGATGAATTCGCCCTCAGGGACGATGAGCTTTTCTGCCGGGCCGATCACGACGTGGTAGAGAGGGCCTCGGCTGGGGGCGGCCCTCTCAGTCCTGTCCCGAGCAGCAGATCCCTCCAGATGGCAG CGGAACCCATTTCGGCTCGGCAGCCACCCCTAAGGCCTCATGTTCACAAGCAACAAGAGAAGACAACGCGGGTACGGACGGTTCTGAACGAGAAGCAACTGCACACATTACGGACCTGCTATGCAGCTAACCCCAGGCCGGACgctctgatgaaggagcagctggtGGAAATGACCGGCCTCAGTCCCAGGGTCATCCGGGTTTGGTTTCAAAACAAACGCTGTAAGGACAAAAAGAAAATCAACCTCATGAAGCAGATTCAGCAACAGCAACACAGTGACAAAACT AGTCTGCAAGGTCTGACGGGGACGCCGATGGTAGCGGGGAGCCCCATCCGACACGATGTCCAAGGTAACGCGGTGGAAGTGCAGTCCTACCAGGCGCCCTGGAAAGCGCTCAGTGAGTTTGCACTTCAGAGTGAACTGGATCAGCCGGCCTTCCAGCAgctg GTAACTTTCTCAGAATCCGGCTCTCTGCCCAACTCCTCCGGAAGTGACGTGACTTCTCTGTCCTCTCAGTTGCCGGACACCCCGAACAGCATGGTGTCAAGTCCGGTGGAGACGTGA